The nucleotide window TGCCAAGAAACGTTACAGATTCAAACAACCGGCTTATCTCAACCCAGATCGGATGCTCAGGGGGAACAAGCTTCCTCTTATGTGCCTCCTCTATCTCCTCCTCGCTTCCCCATAGCTCCACCCATAGATAACTTCTCTCCTCCCCCTTCTTCTTAAGGAGCTGGGCGGACCTGCATCCCGCCTCCTCCTGAGAGGATTTGAACCTCTCACACATCAACTCCTCAAACTCCCTCTCTTTCCCCTTTTTGGCCCGATACGCTATGATGCTGAAAAGCATATCTCAACCTCCTCAGGAGGTGGACTCCACAAAACCCTTCGCCTTCACCAAAATCTCCCTCACCCTCTCCTCCGGAAGGAAGTGAAACAGTATAGCCTCCACCTCCCTAAGTGTATGTCCCTTCAGGAGAGTCAAAGCCAACCCTTCCTCCACCGTCTGAAGGTAGAGATCACCGAAAAGCGGAGATTCCCCCATCTCGGTGAGGTTTAAAAGGAGGGAACCCGATCGGGTGAAACAGACCTCAAAACGGCGTCGGCGTGCATCGAATCTTCTCTTCAACATCAGCCTCTTGAAAAGCCTCATCAGCTCCTTAGCGCTGTTCTCCCATGAATACCTCTCCGCTATCTCCCTCGCCCTCCTCCCCATCTCCAACCTTCTTTCATCGTCATCAAGTAACTCATTTATCGCCTCCGACATCCTCTCGGGGGAGACGAAACCCGCGAAGCTCCCCAATTCGTCCTCGAACTCCTCACACTCCACAACTATCCCTCCCTCCTCAACCAGATACGGCATCCCGTCGATGTGGGGCACAACAACGGGAGTTCCACAGGCCATAGCCTCCAGCGTCACCCTCGAGAAGGCCTCCCATCCCACCATCGTGGGGAAACACAGCAGATCGAAGGCGCTGAAAAACAGGGTAAGCTTCTCCCTCGGCTGTCTGCCAGCGTAAACCAGATTTTCAGGCAGCCGATAACGGAAGTAAAAACCGAGATCCGGGACGACCACCAGGAAGATATGATCCGGGTTCATCTCGGCTATCTTCAAGAACAGCCCCATCCCCTTCTCCGGAAGGGCCCTAGAGAGAAAGCCCACCACTTTCCTTCTGCAGATCTCGGGCTGCCCGAGCATCTCAGCAATTTCCCTTTTCGCCTCCTCCTTGTCCATAGGCCGGAAGAGGTCCAGATCCACCCCGTTTGGAACGATCTGGAAAAACGAATCATCCAGCGCAAACCGGGAGTAGAGCTTCCTGCCGGATTCGGTCAGGACCATGAAGGCGTCGTAATCCCTCATGAAGGCATACCACTTCAAAACGGCATTTATAACCGCCCCTCCACCTCCCCTCTGCTGGCGGATGCAGACCACGAACGGTATGTCCA belongs to Candidatus Poribacteria bacterium and includes:
- a CDS encoding antibiotic biosynthesis monooxygenase, which gives rise to MLFSIIAYRAKKGKEREFEELMCERFKSSQEEAGCRSAQLLKKKGEERSYLWVELWGSEEEIEEAHKRKLVPPEHPIWVEISRLFESVTFLGRYEVVGERSSRSFHRFLSGFFGREGR
- a CDS encoding glycosyltransferase family 4 protein — translated: MVQAHLPIHRLHKIEVDGEIFIADLDACRVVKASELIWKILQLCPKLSSEEIIKELEGEEDKKEIIKALEWLEERRKEGLFFDDGVRPPQNGRIRILAPTSLPHGADVRWRAVGAPISHRRLLIALSEFADVYVNHREDASDGLRFFPLNPKDRSSVLRAMEFGFDCVLIFSPTEMEFLPLLSWMDIPFVVCIRQQRGGGGAVINAVLKWYAFMRDYDAFMVLTESGRKLYSRFALDDSFFQIVPNGVDLDLFRPMDKEEAKREIAEMLGQPEICRRKVVGFLSRALPEKGMGLFLKIAEMNPDHIFLVVVPDLGFYFRYRLPENLVYAGRQPREKLTLFFSAFDLLCFPTMVGWEAFSRVTLEAMACGTPVVVPHIDGMPYLVEEGGIVVECEEFEDELGSFAGFVSPERMSEAINELLDDDERRLEMGRRAREIAERYSWENSAKELMRLFKRLMLKRRFDARRRRFEVCFTRSGSLLLNLTEMGESPLFGDLYLQTVEEGLALTLLKGHTLREVEAILFHFLPEERVREILVKAKGFVESTS